The Acidobacteriota bacterium genome window below encodes:
- a CDS encoding MoxR family ATPase, translated as MNPQTALGTDALAKRAAALESALKVVIRGKDDVVRLAMVAILARGHLLIEGVPGVGKTTLAQALARAIDCTFQRIQFTADMLPSDVVGISIYSAMEQKFEFKAGPIFANVVLADEINRTTPKTQSALLEAMNEGQVTVDSHSHILPQPFVVIATQNPVEHHGTYPLPESQMDRFLIRARMGYPDSGSEREILRAEAGTAQLEALHPVVSAADVVAMQAEAARVRVDESLVGYTLEIVKRTRESEYLSLGVSPRGSLMLYRAAQALAFIDGRNFATPEDFKQLSSAVFSHRVVPNARYSTTLKKTEQSEQILREIADSVPVPV; from the coding sequence ATGAACCCGCAGACAGCCCTGGGCACCGACGCGCTGGCCAAGCGCGCTGCTGCCCTTGAAAGCGCGCTGAAGGTCGTGATCCGCGGCAAGGACGACGTGGTCCGCTTGGCGATGGTCGCCATCCTGGCGCGCGGCCATCTGCTCATCGAAGGCGTCCCCGGTGTGGGCAAGACCACGCTGGCGCAAGCGCTGGCGCGCGCCATCGACTGCACCTTCCAGCGCATCCAGTTCACCGCCGACATGCTGCCGAGCGACGTGGTCGGCATCTCCATCTACTCCGCGATGGAGCAGAAATTCGAATTCAAGGCGGGACCCATATTCGCCAACGTGGTGTTGGCCGATGAGATCAATCGCACCACGCCGAAGACGCAGTCGGCGCTGCTCGAGGCGATGAACGAAGGCCAGGTCACGGTCGACAGCCACTCGCACATCCTGCCGCAGCCCTTTGTGGTGATCGCGACGCAGAACCCGGTGGAGCATCACGGCACTTATCCGCTCCCCGAATCGCAGATGGACCGTTTCCTCATCCGCGCGCGCATGGGATATCCCGATTCCGGCAGCGAGCGCGAGATCCTGCGCGCCGAAGCGGGCACGGCGCAGCTCGAGGCGCTGCATCCGGTGGTGAGCGCCGCCGACGTGGTCGCGATGCAAGCGGAGGCGGCGCGCGTCCGGGTGGACGAATCCTTGGTCGGATACACGCTCGAGATCGTGAAGCGCACGCGCGAGTCGGAGTACCTGTCGCTCGGCGTCTCGCCGCGCGGCTCGCTCATGCTCTACCGCGCCGCGCAGGCGCTGGCGTTCATCGACGGCCGCAACTTCGCTACGCCCGAGGATTTCAAGCAGCTCTCGAGCGCCGTGTTCTCCCACCGCGTGGTCCCCAACGCGCGCTACTCCACCACGCTCAAGAAGACGGAACAGTCGGAGCAGATCCTGCGCGAGATCGCGGATAGCGTTCCCGTACCGGTCTGA
- the htpX gene encoding zinc metalloprotease HtpX, translating to MTNIFKTTLLLTALTLLFLGIGRYWAGEQGMIYAFIFAVGLNFFSYFFSDKLALAMYRAQPVTREQLPRLYQIVERLTGRAGLPMPKLYVIPTDSPNAFATGRNPNHASVAVTQGILDLLTDEELEGVLAHELGHVRNRDILISSIAATIAGAITMLARWAMWFGGGGRDDRDRGGGLAALLMLILAPLAAMLIQLAVSRSREYGADDSGASLTGNPYALASALEKLDAYSRRRPMMASPSTAHLFIVQPMIGMSFAELFSTHPPIAKRIARLIGRPELSGRAS from the coding sequence ATGACCAACATTTTCAAGACGACCTTATTACTGACGGCGCTCACGCTGCTCTTCCTCGGCATCGGACGCTACTGGGCCGGCGAACAAGGCATGATCTATGCCTTCATCTTCGCCGTGGGCCTGAACTTTTTCAGTTATTTCTTCTCCGACAAGCTGGCGCTGGCAATGTACCGTGCGCAGCCGGTGACGCGTGAGCAACTGCCGCGGCTTTACCAGATCGTCGAGCGGCTCACCGGGCGCGCCGGCCTGCCCATGCCCAAGCTTTATGTGATTCCCACCGACTCGCCCAACGCGTTCGCCACCGGGCGGAACCCGAACCACGCCTCGGTCGCGGTGACGCAGGGCATCCTCGACTTGCTGACGGACGAGGAGCTGGAGGGCGTGCTGGCGCACGAGTTGGGACACGTGCGCAACCGCGACATCCTGATCAGTTCGATCGCCGCGACCATCGCCGGCGCCATCACCATGCTGGCGCGCTGGGCGATGTGGTTCGGCGGCGGCGGCCGCGACGACCGCGACCGCGGCGGCGGACTCGCCGCGCTGCTCATGCTGATCCTGGCGCCGCTCGCAGCCATGCTCATCCAGCTCGCGGTCTCGCGCTCGCGCGAGTATGGCGCCGACGACTCTGGCGCCAGCCTGACCGGCAACCCGTACGCCCTCGCCAGCGCGCTCGAGAAGCTCGACGCCTACTCCCGGCGTCGCCCGATGATGGCCTCGCCCTCGACCGCGCACCTGTTCATCGTGCAGCCGATGATCGGCATGAGCTTTGCTGAGCTGTTTTCCACCCATCCGCCTATCGCCAAGCGCATCGCGCGGCTGATCGGGCGGCCTGAGTTGAGCGGGCGGGCGAGCTGA
- a CDS encoding GIY-YIG nuclease family protein produces the protein MPEYKFFVYMLASISGTVYIGMTNDIYSRVLAHKAGEGSWFTSHYGVDRLVYVERFRYVNRAIARETQLKRWRREKKVKLIELANPKWKDLAAQWGKPLSKLVVP, from the coding sequence ATGCCCGAGTACAAGTTTTTCGTCTACATGCTCGCCAGCATCTCGGGAACGGTCTATATCGGCATGACGAACGACATCTACTCGCGCGTGCTTGCGCACAAGGCGGGAGAAGGCTCCTGGTTCACCAGCCACTATGGCGTTGATCGCCTGGTCTATGTCGAGCGCTTTCGCTATGTGAACCGCGCGATCGCACGGGAGACTCAGCTGAAGAGATGGCGGCGCGAGAAAAAGGTCAAACTGATCGAGTTGGCGAACCCAAAATGGAAGGACCTCGCCGCGCAGTGGGGC